One Vespa velutina chromosome 19, iVesVel2.1, whole genome shotgun sequence DNA segment encodes these proteins:
- the LOC124955798 gene encoding activating transcription factor 3 has product MYNLNVNVNPSPTAAASLLGVAAAEVTPRTPEIVNSLISMINPFENYGNEKSRDRTDSTSSGEPSPPSVQHTCSQLIKEGLKLTLQTKRRANGSGDEGKKRTKREDGSADDEEEDDGSNNNNNNNNNRGGLTPEDEERRRRRRERNKIAATKCRLKKREKTVILVQESETLETQNHDLKSQIQELEMQRRRLVDMLSLHGPTCLKQGGATDTSYQQYAEPLHLPSYQDNFVQPPPALNQPQNCVTDYPVKIEEYEGDFYRQESPYVPTTDSGCTV; this is encoded by the exons ATGTACAATCTAAACGTGAACGTGAATCCTAGTCCAACGGCTGCAGCGAGTCTTCTCGGTGTCGCGGCGGCCGAGGTCACTCCGAGGACACCGGAAATCGTAAACTCCTTGATCTCCATGATCAATCCGTTCGAGAACTATGGCAACGAGAAAAGCAGAGATCGTACCGACTCGACTAGCAGTGGTGAACCCAGTCCACCAAGTGTTCAACATACTTGTAGTCAGCTTATCAAGGAAG GCCTAAAGTTGACGTTACAAACCAAGAGACGAGCAAACGGAAGTGGTGACGAGGGGAAGAAGAGGACTAAAAGAGAGGATGGTAGTGCggacgacgaggaggaggacgacgggagcaacaacaacaacaacaacaacaacaaccggGGTGGA TTGACACCAGAGGACGAGGAGAGACGACGGAGGAGACGAGAGAGGAACAAAATAGCAGCTACCAAATGTCGGCTGAAGAAACGTGAGAAGACGGTGATTCTGGTGCAAGAATCTGAGACCTTAGAAACACAAAATCATGACCTCAAATCACAAATCCAGGAGCTGGAGATGCAAAGGCGTAGATTGGTCGATATGCTCAGTTTACATGGACCAACTTGTTTGAAACAAGGTGGTGCTACGGATACCTCTTATCAGCAATATGCCGAACCATTGCATCTACCAAGTTACCAGGATAACTTCGTTCAGCCACCACCAGCCTTGAATCAACCTCAAAACTGTGTCACGGATTATCCTGTCAAAATCGAGGAATACGAAGGTGATTTCTATCGACAGGAAAGTCCTTACGTACCAACCACCGATTCTGGTTGCACCGTTTAG
- the LOC124955704 gene encoding NPC intracellular cholesterol transporter 2 homolog a-like: MIRWISLCTFLFVSGVIELSYAVEFQDCGSKIGHFTKITVSNCDTSKAACEFVRNTNASLIIDFIPSQDVSEVEAVVHGIIADVPIPFPLPHPNVCTNSESNIQCPLKKDTQYTYKAVLPVDPKYPRLSVTVKWELQNENKEDIICVKIPVKIK, translated from the exons ATGATTCGTTGGATCTCTCTCTGcacgtttctttttgtttctggTGTCATTGAGCTTTCTTATGCTGTCGAATTCCAGGATTGTG gTTCTAAGATTGGACATTTCACAAAAATTACCGTTTCTAATTGTGATACTTCCAAAGCAGCATGTGAATTCGTTCGAAATACTAATGCAAGTCTAATTATAGACTTTATACCAT CTCAGGATGTTTCAGAAGTAGAAGCAGTTGTTCATGGTATAATTGCAGATGTGCCAATACCATTTCCTTTACCACATCCTAATGTGTGTACAAATTCTGAATCTAATATACAGTGTCCTTTGAAAAAGGATACTCAATATACTTATAAAGCTGTTCTACCAGTCGATCCAAAGTATCCTagg TTGTCAGTTACAGTTAAGTGGGAACTTCAAAATGAGAATAAAGAGGATATTATTTGTGTTAAAATAccagtaaaaattaaatag
- the LOC124955745 gene encoding uncharacterized protein LOC124955745, with product MRIEAELRIRGPKGSNAIGERGPYVLQSSYPRLILGTQGPGQGTAIKAYRVAPRKRSIFPRTAQEKPSTTMKLLIVLFAVVVAVSAYPGHPWAAPIHAPAVHHVINVPQPAPIPPVHPQPLNIKVPHSQSVRIPYHGVHIGQPHLVGVEQYVPEPEVKVVAKPVAHHPW from the exons ATGAGGATTGAAGCCGAGCTCCGAATAAGGGGTCCGAAAGGGTCGAACGCTATTGGTGAAAGGGGTCCGTATGTACTGCAATCGTCGTACCCCCGCCTCATCTTAGGTACCCAGGGGCCTGGGCAGGGCACTGCTATAAAAGCATACCGCGTTGCCCCTCGGAAACGTAGTATTTTCCCGCGTACCGCACAAGAAAAACCGTCGACCACCATGAAACTCCTC ATCGTTCTTTTCGCCGTAGTGGTGGCCGTTAGTGCTTACCCCGGACATCCATGGGCTGCACCG ATCCATGCTCCTGCCGTTCATCACGTGATCAACGTACCTCAACCGGCACCTATTCCTCCAGTTCATCCTCAGCCTCTCAACATCAAGGTACCCCATTCTCAATCAGTGAGAATACCATACCACGGAGTACACATCGGTCAGCCTCATTTGGTTGGAGTTGAGCAATACGTTCCGGAACCCGAGGTTAAAGTCGTTGCTAAGCCGGTGGCTCATCATCCCTGGTAG
- the LOC124955705 gene encoding protein transport protein Sec61 subunit gamma, whose product MDQVKKLTEPGRQFAKDSIRLVKRCTKPDRKEFQKIAIATAIGFCIMGFIGFFVKLIHIPINNIIVGS is encoded by the exons ATGGATCAGGTTAAAAAACTAACAGAACCAGGACGTCAGTTCGCCAAAGACAGTATACGTCTTGTAAAAAGATGTACAAAACCAGATCGAAAAG AGTTTCAAAAAATTGCAATCGCAACTGCCATCGGTTTTTGTATAATGGGTTTCATAGGATTTTTCgtgaaattaattcatatccctatcaataatatcattgT GGGTTCGTAA
- the LOC124955703 gene encoding serine/threonine/tyrosine-interacting protein-like: MISVDSNGKLQDEESTSENGSDEYPRIPISSLDRPKEWTYTMRRCMQKVVPGLYLGPYSAASRAKLQSLIEHGITHIVCVRQDIEAHFIRPNFPDRFKYLVLDIADTATENIIQHFQRVKEFIDEGINSGGQVLVHGNAGISRSAALVLAYVMETYGLSQTHAYAIVQQRRFCINPNEGFMAQLREYEPIYQAQKTLRNGQQSSIRQRSKRTIHQMDTERVEDRTNAMDS; encoded by the exons ATGATATCCGTAGATAGCAACGGCAAGCTTCAAGATGAG gAAAGCACTAGTGAAAATGGATCGGACGAATATCCAAGAATACCTATTTCCTCGTTAGATAGACCTAAAGAATGGACTTATACTATGAGAAGATGCATGCAG aaagtgGTACCTGGTTTGTATCTCGGACCATACAGCGCTGCGAGTCGAGCCAAATTGCAATCTTTGATAGAACACGGCATCACTCATATAGTCTGCGTTAGACAAGATATAGAAGCACATTTTATACGGCCAAACTTTCCTGATAGATTCaa GTATCTGGTCTTGGATATAGCCGATACTGCCacagaaaatataatacaacatTTTCAAAGGGTTAAAGAATTTATAGACGAAGGTATAAATTCCGGTGGTCAAGTTCTAGTTCATGGTAATGCAGGGATATCGAGATCAGCCGCATTAGTTTTAGCATATGTAATGGAAACTTATGGACTTTCACAAAC tCATGCATATGCCATAGTACAACAAAGGAGATTTTGCATAAATCCGAACGAAGGATTCATGGCACAATTAAGAGAGTACGAGCCTATATATCAAGCGCAAAAAACATTGAGGAATGGTCAACAGAGTTCTATAAGACAACGAAGCAAAAGAACGATTCATCAAATGGATACTGAACGAGTCGAAGATAGAACAAATGCAATGGATAGTTGA